A DNA window from Gigantopelta aegis isolate Gae_Host chromosome 4, Gae_host_genome, whole genome shotgun sequence contains the following coding sequences:
- the LOC121371172 gene encoding COA8 family protein CBG23705, mitochondrial-like, whose translation MTAFMNVLGKRLHSCVFREISYQINYQNKSKATNYRVASVTNHAANKHNSNNAKKEKKIHIKAETPEDVKCDWVGPPDFSSNIRPVKLHIPADESQLERNYRLKREEIVKWNHDFWTQNNANFLKEKEEFIKEKTSGQSDRDDKDPSKSLTPEEMSVFYREFLQKYYKKHLYYNMDWYKRNIQLLWPALQVAVYGVKKKMFHKKT comes from the exons ATGACAGCATTCATGAATGTTTTAGGAAAACGTTTACATTCGTGTGTATTTCGAGAAATCAGTTATCAAAttaattatcaaaataaaagtaaagCGACTAACTACCGAGTAGCTAGTGTCACTAATCATGCGGCAAACAAACACAATTCTAACAATGCCAAGAAAGAG AAGAAAATCCACATCAAAGCAGAAACACCTGAAGATGTGAAATGTGACTGGGTTGGTCCCCCAGATTTTTCCTCCAACATTCGCCCGGTCAAACTTCACATACCAGCTGATGAGTCTCAGCTTGAAAGAAATTACAGGCTAAAAAGGGAAGAAATTGTCAAGTGGAACCATGATTTCTGGACACAAAATAATGCAaattttttaaag GAAAAAGAAGAATTCATAAAGGAAAAAACAAGTGGACAAAGTGATCGTGATGACAAAGACCCTTCAAAAAGCTTGACACCAGAAGAAATGTCTGTTTTCTACCGAGAATTTCTCCAAAAATACTATAAAAAGCATTTGTACTACAATAT GGACTGGTACAAAAGGAACATCCAGCTGCTATGGCCAGCACTCCAAGTTGCTGTTTATggtgttaaaaagaaaatgtttcataaaaaaacatga